Below is a window of uncultured Sphaerochaeta sp. DNA.
TATGGACATCGTAGAGGCAAAGGATGCAAAAACCGAGGAACTTGGCATGTTGATGGCAGGTGTTGAAAGGAGGGATATATGAAATTCCGCTTGGAAAAGCGCGACTACCGATCCACGAGAATGGCGGTACTCGTCCCTGTAGTCAGCCTGCTGGTCTCCTTTGTTCTGGGAGCTATCGTGCTGCTTATCTCTGATGCAAATCCATTTCAAGCATATGCAGCTATGATCAAGGGAGCCTTCGGCAGCCAGACAAAGTTGCAATACACACTGGTAAAATCCATCCCCTTGCTCCTCTGCGGTCTTGCTGTGGGAATAGCATTTCGTTTGAAGTTCTGGAATATTGGTGCTGAAGGACAGTATGTCGGTGGCGTCATCGGTATTACCTGGGTCATGCAGTTTTGGACATTCCTTCCAACCGCACTGCTTTTACCGGTCGGTATGGTCGTCGGTATCCTGTTCGGCGCCTTGTGGGGAGGTATCCCCGGTGTATTGAAGGCTCAGTGGAGTGTTGATGAGACACTCACCACACTGATGATGAACTATATCATCATCGGTTTTGCTGAATACCTGTATTTCAATGCGTGGAAGGCTCCACGGGGAAATATGGGGACGGTGCTCTATCCCAAGGAAGCCTGGCTTCCCAGAATCTGGGGCCGAGTACATGGAGGCATTTTCTTTGCTTTGATCCTTGTAGGCATTCTCTGGTTTGTCTTGTATAAGACACGTTGGGGTTTCGAACTGAATATGATCGGCAAGAACAAACGGGCAGCAGAGTGCCAGGGAGTTTCGATCAAGAAGAATATCATCCTTGCCATGTTGCTCAGTGGAGCAATTGCTGGTTTGGCTGGTGTTATCGATGCAGCAGCGGTAACGCACCAGTTGACCAAGGGAGTGGATGCAGGATACGGATTCACCGGTATTATCATTGCCTGGATGAGTGGTCTCAATCCATTCGTGTCCATTGTGGTCTCAGTTATCATGGCCGCACTCGAAACGGGTAGTGATGCTTTGCAGATGACCATGAAGCTGCCCAATGCGATGGGCGCAGTCCTGCAAGGACTGATTCTCATCCCATTGCTGGCAGGCAATATCTTTATCGAATACCGATTGCTCGTCATTAAAACCCGTAAGGAGGTTACCGCATGAACATGCTTGATTTCATCACGAAACTACTAGCGGCAACATTGGCCATGGGGACCTCCCTTGCGTATGCAACCTTGGGTGAGGTCTATACCCAGAAGACAGGGATACTGAACCTGGGAATGGAAGGCATCATGCTCATGGGTGCTCTTGCAGGATTCACCACAGCGTTCAATAC
It encodes the following:
- a CDS encoding ABC transporter permease; the encoded protein is MKFRLEKRDYRSTRMAVLVPVVSLLVSFVLGAIVLLISDANPFQAYAAMIKGAFGSQTKLQYTLVKSIPLLLCGLAVGIAFRLKFWNIGAEGQYVGGVIGITWVMQFWTFLPTALLLPVGMVVGILFGALWGGIPGVLKAQWSVDETLTTLMMNYIIIGFAEYLYFNAWKAPRGNMGTVLYPKEAWLPRIWGRVHGGIFFALILVGILWFVLYKTRWGFELNMIGKNKRAAECQGVSIKKNIILAMLLSGAIAGLAGVIDAAAVTHQLTKGVDAGYGFTGIIIAWMSGLNPFVSIVVSVIMAALETGSDALQMTMKLPNAMGAVLQGLILIPLLAGNIFIEYRLLVIKTRKEVTA